A single genomic interval of Streptococcus suis harbors:
- a CDS encoding tRNA (mnm(5)s(2)U34)-methyltransferase: MLRPLHMAHAFLDEILTDQDLAVDATMGNGHDTLFLAQRAGKVVAFDIQEQALTTTAEKLEKAGLTNAQLVLTGHENLDQYVEECKAAIFNLGYLPSADKSVITLPTTTLQAIEKVLERLVVGGRLAIMIYYGHEGGALEKDAVLDFVSQLDQTVFTAMLYKPLNQVNTPPFLVMVERLKSSSN, from the coding sequence ATGCTTAGACCTTTACACATGGCCCATGCCTTTTTAGATGAAATATTAACAGACCAGGACCTAGCGGTCGATGCGACTATGGGAAATGGCCATGACACGCTATTTTTAGCCCAACGAGCAGGAAAAGTTGTGGCCTTTGATATTCAGGAACAAGCCCTGACCACAACGGCTGAAAAACTAGAAAAAGCTGGCTTGACCAATGCCCAATTGGTTTTGACAGGACACGAAAATCTAGACCAGTATGTAGAGGAATGCAAGGCAGCGATTTTCAATCTGGGCTATCTACCTTCGGCGGACAAGTCAGTCATTACCCTGCCTACAACTACCCTTCAGGCCATTGAGAAAGTCCTAGAGCGACTGGTGGTTGGAGGTCGCTTGGCTATCATGATTTACTATGGTCACGAGGGCGGAGCTCTTGAGAAGGATGCAGTCTTAGACTTTGTCAGCCAGCTAGACCAGACCGTCTTTACCGCCATGCTCTACAAACCGCTCAACCAAGTTAATACCCCACCGTTTTTGGTGATGGTGGAACGATTAAAATCCAGCTCAAACTAG